One Campylobacter sp. RM16192 genomic region harbors:
- a CDS encoding c-type cytochrome: MRKLALFSLLFGYLFASDFITKTEYAKMLYSNPRGIGCDKCHGKKGEGALIAKFRRFDKKLNKVVDDELRAPRINDLDFWTFQKAVVSPKGMMPTYFLTDEEMVLLYEYVINFNKDKKDEK, encoded by the coding sequence ATGAGAAAATTGGCCCTTTTTTCTTTGCTTTTTGGCTATCTTTTTGCAAGTGATTTTATAACCAAAACAGAATATGCTAAGATGCTTTATTCAAACCCTAGAGGAATAGGATGCGATAAGTGTCACGGTAAAAAGGGCGAGGGAGCTTTAATAGCCAAATTCAGACGCTTTGATAAAAAATTAAATAAAGTAGTAGATGATGAGCTTAGAGCCCCAAGAATAAATGATCTAGACTTTTGGACATTCCAAAAGGCCGTAGTAAGCCCTAAAGGAATGATGCCGACATACTTTTTAACCGATGAAGAGATGGTTTTGCTCTACGAATATGTAATAAATTTTAATAAGGATAAAAAAGATGAGAAATAG
- the folD gene encoding bifunctional methylenetetrahydrofolate dehydrogenase/methenyltetrahydrofolate cyclohydrolase FolD, translated as MILLDGKAVSAKTKERVKNEALNLKNSGIEPALAVILVGEDKASQTYVASKEKACHACEIRSIMHRLPENTSENELLALIDLLNLDDSVDGILVQLPLPKHINTSRILEAIKASKDVDGFHAINVGKLASGLDGFVPCTPLGIMEILKEYKIDVKGKNVCVIGRSNIVGKPMANLMLNADATVTVTHSKTKNLKEICLNSDIIVAAIGKPFFLTADMVKDGAIVIDVGINRLEDGRLVGDVDFDSVAPKCSYITPVPGGVGPMTIAMLLANTIKSAKNRAKA; from the coding sequence ATGATTTTACTAGACGGAAAAGCGGTTAGCGCAAAGACAAAAGAGAGAGTTAAAAATGAAGCCTTAAATCTTAAAAATTCTGGAATAGAGCCTGCGCTGGCTGTGATTTTGGTAGGAGAGGATAAGGCTAGTCAAACTTACGTAGCCTCCAAAGAGAAAGCTTGCCACGCATGCGAAATTAGATCTATCATGCATAGACTTCCTGAAAATACTAGCGAAAACGAGCTTTTAGCCCTAATTGACTTGCTAAATTTAGACGATAGCGTGGACGGTATTTTAGTTCAACTCCCACTTCCAAAACACATCAACACATCTCGCATTTTAGAGGCTATAAAAGCTAGCAAGGACGTAGATGGATTTCATGCGATAAATGTCGGCAAATTAGCAAGCGGACTTGATGGATTTGTGCCTTGTACTCCGCTTGGCATAATGGAAATTTTAAAAGAGTATAAAATAGACGTAAAAGGCAAAAATGTTTGTGTAATCGGTAGAAGCAACATTGTTGGAAAACCAATGGCAAATTTAATGCTAAATGCCGATGCTACAGTAACCGTAACTCATAGCAAGACTAAAAATTTAAAAGAAATTTGCCTAAACTCCGATATCATCGTAGCTGCGATAGGAAAGCCATTTTTTCTAACAGCCGATATGGTAAAAGATGGCGCGATAGTCATAGATGTTGGCATAAACAGACTTGAAGACGGAAGACTTGTAGGGGATGTTGATTTTGACTCTGTAGCGCCAAAATGCTCTTATATCACACCAGTTCCTGGAGGAGTTGGTCCTATGACAATTGCGATGCTACTTGCAAATACGATAAAATCAGCCAAAAATAGAGCAAAGGCGTAA
- the lepB gene encoding signal peptidase I — MKKAFNKFLDFSNSWTGTVVIVLLVIFFIAQAFVIPSGSMKNSLLIGDHLFVKKFSYGIPTPRIPWIELKVLPDFRGNGHLINGDGPKRGDIVVFRYPHDEKIHYVKRNFATGGDEVIFTEKALFLHPKEGEEFIKENYPKESLITIAGKLFVKEPYKFPGIYYDEKVNLFEQALYYLNAGKFAMQPVIVNELDKIKDLPFNAFYFKVPDDEYFMVGDNRDHSNDSRFWGSVAYKDIVGKPWFVYFSWDNEYKIRWNRIGKSIESIQNDPIYAQNAMEEGHDDGTKIE; from the coding sequence TTGAAAAAAGCATTTAATAAATTTTTAGACTTCTCAAACAGCTGGACAGGCACCGTTGTAATTGTCCTGCTTGTCATATTTTTTATAGCTCAAGCTTTTGTAATTCCGTCAGGTTCTATGAAAAATTCACTCCTAATAGGCGATCATCTCTTTGTTAAAAAATTTAGCTACGGAATCCCTACTCCCAGAATTCCATGGATAGAACTTAAAGTTTTACCAGATTTTAGAGGAAACGGACATCTTATAAACGGAGATGGACCAAAGCGAGGTGATATAGTTGTTTTTAGATATCCTCACGATGAGAAAATTCACTATGTAAAGAGAAATTTTGCAACCGGAGGAGATGAGGTAATATTTACAGAAAAAGCCCTATTTTTACACCCTAAAGAGGGAGAGGAATTTATCAAAGAAAATTATCCAAAAGAGAGCTTAATAACGATAGCGGGAAAACTCTTTGTAAAAGAGCCTTATAAATTTCCAGGAATTTACTATGATGAAAAGGTAAATTTATTTGAACAGGCACTATACTACTTAAATGCAGGTAAATTTGCCATGCAACCAGTTATAGTCAATGAGCTTGACAAGATAAAAGACCTGCCGTTTAATGCATTTTACTTCAAGGTTCCAGATGATGAGTATTTCATGGTAGGAGACAATAGAGATCACTCGAACGATAGCCGCTTTTGGGGAAGCGTTGCATACAAAGATATCGTAGGAAAGCCTTGGTTTGTCTACTTTAGCTGGGATAACGAGTACAAGATAAGATGGAATAGAATCGGCAAATCAATAGAAAGCATCCAAAACGATCCTATATATGCTCAAAATGCCATGGAAGAAGGGCATGATGACGGCACTAAGATAGAGTGA
- a CDS encoding site-2 protease family protein gives MSGFENIDILDIITLVIALTIAIVGHEIAHGWVAYKFKDNTAKNLGRLSINPIKHIDPFGTIIVPGLLYLTAGFVIGWAKPVPINGYTVIRNGGYKAMILVSLAGIIYNFILVTISFFMIKTGIFQADLQKFLIMLMLVNLILGLFNLYPIPPLDGSQAVEYTLRSINLHKIASLFSSLQRYGMIILILIIASPLKDYVFYPIRYMLEMVKFAL, from the coding sequence TTGAGCGGATTTGAAAATATCGATATCCTAGATATAATTACTCTTGTCATAGCACTTACCATAGCTATCGTAGGACACGAGATAGCTCATGGATGGGTCGCTTATAAATTTAAAGACAATACAGCCAAAAATCTCGGTCGCCTTAGCATAAATCCTATTAAACACATTGATCCTTTCGGAACCATCATAGTTCCAGGACTGCTATATCTTACCGCAGGATTTGTAATAGGATGGGCTAAGCCTGTCCCGATAAACGGATATACTGTTATTAGAAACGGTGGATATAAGGCAATGATATTGGTATCTCTTGCAGGAATTATATATAACTTTATTCTTGTAACCATATCGTTTTTTATGATAAAAACCGGGATTTTTCAAGCAGATTTACAAAAATTTTTAATTATGCTCATGCTCGTAAATTTAATACTAGGACTATTTAATCTATATCCCATTCCTCCGCTTGATGGCTCTCAAGCTGTAGAATACACACTAAGATCCATAAATCTTCATAAAATCGCGAGTTTATTTTCTAGTCTTCAACGTTACGGAATGATAATACTTATTCTCATCATAGCCTCACCGCTTAAAGACTATGTTTTTTATCCTATAAGATATATGCTTGAAATGGTCAAATTTGCGCTTTAA
- the rpiB gene encoding ribose 5-phosphate isomerase B encodes MNIEKIFIASDHAGFELKDEIKKFLQTLNLTAIDLGTNSSEASVDYPDFANLMAENLKNQNEYGILICGTGIGISIAANRHKHIRCALCHDIYTASMAREHNDANIIAFGARTTKPEDAKEMIKKFFSTEFAGGRHLRRVDKLGCCRAQL; translated from the coding sequence ATGAATATCGAGAAAATTTTTATAGCAAGCGATCACGCAGGATTTGAACTAAAAGATGAGATTAAAAAATTTCTACAAACTTTAAATTTAACAGCTATAGACCTTGGTACAAACAGCTCCGAAGCAAGCGTAGATTATCCCGATTTTGCAAATTTAATGGCTGAAAATTTAAAAAACCAAAACGAATATGGAATCTTAATTTGCGGAACGGGTATTGGAATATCAATCGCCGCTAATAGACACAAACACATTAGGTGTGCGCTATGTCACGATATATACACAGCCTCCATGGCAAGAGAACATAACGATGCAAATATAATCGCTTTTGGTGCAAGAACCACAAAGCCAGAGGATGCAAAAGAGATGATAAAAAAATTCTTCTCAACCGAATTTGCAGGAGGAAGGCATCTAAGAAGAGTTGATAAACTAGGCTGCTGCAGGGCACAACTATGA
- the apt gene encoding adenine phosphoribosyltransferase: protein MKELSQKDKEFLLDSIRCIKDFPKPGIVFRDITTLLNNAEAFNFLMDHLVERYKDFDIDFIAGIESRGFIFAAALAARLRIPFVPIRKPKKLPYITISQKYSLEYGVDEVQMHIDAFKHKEGAKVILIDDLIATGGTAKASVELITQANAICVEACFLIDLKELKGSEALRPLTKIYSILEI, encoded by the coding sequence ATGAAAGAGTTAAGTCAAAAAGATAAAGAATTTTTATTAGATTCAATACGATGTATTAAAGATTTTCCAAAGCCTGGAATTGTTTTTCGCGATATAACAACGCTTTTAAACAATGCTGAAGCTTTTAACTTTTTAATGGATCATCTAGTTGAGAGATATAAGGATTTTGACATTGACTTTATTGCAGGTATAGAATCACGCGGATTTATATTTGCAGCAGCACTTGCCGCTAGACTTAGAATACCCTTTGTGCCAATTAGAAAGCCAAAAAAACTACCATATATCACTATTTCTCAAAAATACTCCCTTGAATACGGAGTAGACGAGGTTCAGATGCATATAGACGCCTTTAAGCATAAAGAGGGTGCCAAGGTTATACTAATAGACGATCTTATAGCTACGGGCGGAACAGCAAAAGCCTCTGTAGAGCTTATAACTCAAGCCAATGCGATATGCGTTGAAGCCTGTTTTCTTATAGATTTAAAGGAGCTAAAAGGAAGTGAGGCTTTAAGACCTCTTACAAAAATTTATAGTATTTTGGAGATCTGA
- a CDS encoding DedA family protein: MEAFFIDLLTRYGYIILFIWCMMEGEMALIMGGIMSHTGQMDLGLAIFIAGLGGFAGDQVYFYIGRYNKNFISKKLRSQRRKFAIAHILLKKNGWPIIFIQRYMYGLRTVIPMSIGLTRYDAKKFAFINLMSAWCWAGITILPAYFLGEHILDILDKAKDHWYIAIPIAATFLGTLLYGFKRIENKILNERKNRRNAI; this comes from the coding sequence ATGGAAGCTTTTTTTATAGATCTTCTTACAAGATACGGATACATCATACTTTTTATATGGTGTATGATGGAAGGTGAAATGGCTCTTATAATGGGAGGTATCATGTCTCATACTGGGCAAATGGATCTTGGACTTGCTATATTTATCGCAGGACTTGGAGGATTTGCCGGAGATCAAGTATATTTTTATATAGGCAGATATAACAAAAACTTCATATCCAAAAAACTGCGCTCCCAAAGAAGAAAATTTGCGATAGCGCATATTCTTCTTAAGAAAAACGGATGGCCAATTATCTTTATTCAGCGCTATATGTACGGACTTAGAACCGTGATACCTATGAGTATAGGACTTACGCGATACGACGCTAAAAAATTCGCTTTTATAAATTTAATGAGTGCATGGTGCTGGGCAGGGATAACAATACTGCCTGCATATTTCTTAGGAGAACATATACTAGATATTTTAGATAAAGCAAAAGATCATTGGTATATCGCAATACCTATCGCAGCGACCTTCCTTGGAACGCTTTTGTATGGATTTAAAAGAATAGAAAATAAGATATTAAACGAAAGGAAAAATAGACGTAATGCAATTTAG
- a CDS encoding leucyl aminopeptidase, with the protein MQFSILNKPLDKIKADLELIFVVDKNLKHKFIKDEKSFKFSNYKADSPLLLIENARLYIPVTKLEFDELRLAAAKAYNCVKRLNVKKIKLASYLAECTKMSFQSLVEGFALGAYEFNKYKEKKENYTLNEIIFSTEEFEGKKVDTVKAELGIKHGKIMASAANFTKDIVNEIPEIYTPLKMAEDAQILAKNLKNVTCKIYDEKFLKKENMNAFLAVNRASVYPPRLIHLVYKPKSPKKKIVFVGKGLTYDSGGLSLKPADYMLTMKADKSGAAAALGIIKGASELELPFEIHAVCGVTENMIGGNAYKPDDVLISRSGVTIEVRNTDAEGRLVLADCLSWAQELKPDILIDMATLTGACVVGLGEYTIGLMGNNEELKSELKAKSAKSGEFATVLEFNRHLRELVKSQIADVSNIASSRYGGAITAGIFLDKFIKEEFKDKWIHEDIAGPAYTEKAWGYNQSGATGAGVRMNLYYLNALAKEL; encoded by the coding sequence ATGCAATTTAGTATATTAAATAAACCACTTGACAAGATAAAAGCCGATTTAGAACTGATCTTTGTCGTGGATAAAAATTTAAAACACAAATTTATAAAAGATGAAAAAAGCTTTAAATTTAGCAACTACAAAGCCGATAGCCCGCTGCTTCTCATAGAAAACGCAAGGCTTTATATCCCTGTAACAAAGCTTGAATTTGACGAGCTTAGACTGGCAGCGGCAAAGGCTTATAACTGCGTAAAAAGGTTAAATGTTAAAAAGATTAAGCTTGCTAGCTACTTAGCAGAATGCACTAAAATGAGCTTTCAAAGCTTGGTTGAGGGCTTTGCGCTTGGAGCTTATGAGTTTAACAAATACAAAGAGAAAAAAGAGAACTATACGCTAAATGAGATCATCTTTAGCACAGAAGAGTTTGAAGGCAAAAAGGTCGATACTGTAAAGGCAGAACTTGGCATAAAACACGGCAAGATAATGGCAAGCGCAGCAAATTTCACAAAAGATATCGTAAATGAAATTCCTGAAATTTACACTCCGCTAAAAATGGCTGAAGATGCACAAATTTTGGCTAAAAATTTAAAAAACGTAACATGCAAAATTTACGATGAAAAATTCCTAAAAAAAGAGAACATGAACGCGTTTTTAGCGGTAAATCGTGCTTCTGTTTATCCGCCTCGTTTGATACATCTAGTGTATAAACCAAAATCGCCTAAAAAGAAGATCGTATTTGTAGGCAAAGGTCTAACTTACGATAGCGGCGGACTTAGCTTGAAGCCGGCTGATTATATGCTTACGATGAAAGCCGATAAAAGCGGAGCTGCGGCTGCACTTGGCATCATAAAGGGTGCTAGCGAGCTTGAGCTACCATTTGAAATTCATGCGGTTTGCGGCGTGACCGAAAATATGATAGGAGGCAACGCCTATAAGCCTGATGACGTACTTATCTCTCGCTCAGGAGTTACGATAGAGGTTAGAAATACCGACGCAGAGGGCCGCTTAGTGCTGGCTGACTGCTTAAGCTGGGCGCAAGAGCTAAAGCCTGATATCTTAATAGACATGGCAACTCTTACGGGAGCTTGCGTAGTAGGTCTTGGCGAGTACACAATAGGACTAATGGGAAATAACGAAGAGCTAAAAAGCGAGCTTAAAGCAAAAAGTGCAAAAAGCGGCGAATTTGCCACTGTTTTAGAGTTTAACAGGCACTTAAGAGAGCTTGTTAAAAGCCAAATTGCAGACGTTAGCAACATAGCTTCAAGCAGATATGGCGGAGCTATCACGGCCGGAATTTTCCTGGATAAATTTATAAAAGAAGAGTTTAAAGATAAATGGATCCACGAAGATATCGCAGGTCCTGCATACACCGAAAAGGCTTGGGGATATAACCAATCAGGCGCAACGGGAGCCGGGGTAAGGATGAATTTATACTATCTTAACGCGCTTGCAAAGGAGCTGTAA
- the ychF gene encoding redox-regulated ATPase YchF, giving the protein MGLGVGIVGLPNVGKSTTFNALTKAQNAESANYPFCTIEPNKAVVPVPDKRLNELAKIVNPNKIQYSTIDFVDIAGLVKGASSGEGLGNKFLSNIRETEVILHIVRCFEDENITHVEGGVDPVRDVEIIETELILADIEQLNKKIERLNKEAKANQKGAKEALEIATKLLAHLNEGKSANSFDERDDEAFMSLNKELRLLSAKEVIYGANVDEDGICEDNEYVKKLREFAARSGHEVIKLCAKIEEELVGLSDEEAHEFLSSLGANESGLEKIIRTAFAKLNLISYFTAGVVEVRAWTITKGWKAPKAASVIHNDFERGFIRAEVISYDDYIACNGETGAKEAGKMRLEGKEYIVQDGDVMHFRFNV; this is encoded by the coding sequence ATGGGTCTTGGAGTAGGTATAGTAGGTCTTCCAAACGTCGGCAAATCAACCACTTTTAACGCTCTTACAAAGGCGCAAAATGCAGAGAGTGCAAACTATCCGTTTTGTACGATCGAGCCAAATAAGGCTGTGGTGCCTGTGCCTGATAAGAGATTAAACGAACTAGCTAAAATCGTAAATCCTAATAAAATTCAGTATTCTACTATCGATTTTGTCGATATCGCAGGGCTTGTTAAGGGTGCAAGCTCAGGAGAAGGTCTTGGTAACAAATTCCTTTCAAACATCCGTGAGACCGAGGTCATACTTCACATAGTGCGCTGCTTTGAAGATGAAAATATCACTCACGTAGAAGGTGGCGTTGATCCTGTAAGAGATGTAGAGATCATCGAAACCGAGCTAATCCTAGCCGATATCGAGCAGCTAAACAAAAAAATCGAACGCCTTAACAAAGAGGCAAAAGCAAATCAAAAAGGCGCAAAAGAAGCGCTTGAGATAGCAACTAAGCTTTTAGCTCACTTAAACGAAGGCAAGAGCGCAAACAGCTTTGATGAGCGTGATGACGAGGCGTTTATGAGCCTAAATAAAGAGCTAAGACTACTAAGCGCTAAAGAGGTGATATATGGAGCAAATGTCGATGAAGATGGCATTTGCGAGGATAATGAATATGTAAAAAAACTTCGCGAATTTGCCGCTCGTTCAGGTCATGAAGTGATAAAACTGTGCGCCAAGATAGAAGAGGAGCTTGTAGGTCTAAGTGACGAGGAGGCGCATGAGTTTTTAAGCTCGCTTGGTGCAAACGAAAGCGGTCTTGAAAAGATCATCAGAACCGCCTTTGCCAAGCTAAATTTGATAAGCTACTTCACCGCAGGAGTCGTTGAAGTGCGCGCATGGACGATCACAAAAGGCTGGAAAGCTCCAAAAGCTGCAAGTGTGATCCATAACGACTTTGAGCGAGGGTTTATAAGGGCAGAGGTAATCAGCTATGATGATTACATCGCTTGCAACGGCGAAACAGGTGCAAAGGAAGCCGGCAAGATGAGGCTTGAAGGCAAAGAGTACATCGTGCAAGATGGCGATGTGATGCACTTTAGGTTTAATGTTTAA
- a CDS encoding DNA alkylation repair protein: MSDYSLAQYFGVNLAELLSGKIKAVYPKFDEQKYIKNISSKVDELAYSGRIELHARELNSALNLYYKGQIEILTSILGEENPSETGMFKNYYWVLPIGKFVEIYGVNDFETSINAISEITKRNTGEYAIRVFIRKYPNEMLEVMQNWAKSSNFHIRRLASEGLRPKLPWASKLENFIDDPKPVFEILELLKEDNVKFVQRSVANHMNDYLKLNFDAAKELLSKWAKSKNQNTQWIVKHATRKIKI, encoded by the coding sequence ATGAGCGATTATAGCTTGGCACAATATTTTGGCGTGAATTTAGCAGAGCTTTTATCAGGTAAGATCAAAGCCGTTTATCCCAAATTTGACGAGCAAAAATATATAAAAAATATATCTAGCAAAGTTGATGAGCTAGCGTATTCAGGCAGGATAGAGCTTCACGCAAGAGAGCTTAACTCTGCACTAAATTTATACTACAAAGGCCAAATAGAAATTTTAACAAGCATATTAGGCGAAGAAAATCCAAGCGAAACAGGCATGTTTAAAAACTACTATTGGGTGCTGCCGATTGGCAAATTTGTTGAAATTTATGGAGTTAATGACTTTGAAACCTCTATAAACGCAATCTCTGAGATCACTAAACGAAACACAGGCGAATACGCGATAAGAGTATTTATAAGAAAATATCCAAACGAAATGCTAGAAGTTATGCAAAACTGGGCAAAGTCTAGCAACTTTCACATAAGGCGTCTTGCGTCTGAGGGCTTACGTCCGAAGCTTCCTTGGGCGAGTAAGCTTGAAAATTTCATAGATGATCCAAAGCCTGTTTTTGAAATTTTAGAGCTTTTAAAAGAGGATAATGTAAAATTCGTGCAAAGATCAGTGGCAAATCACATGAATGACTATCTAAAGCTAAATTTTGACGCAGCCAAAGAGCTTCTTAGTAAATGGGCAAAATCTAAAAATCAAAACACGCAGTGGATAGTAAAACACGCCACAAGAAAAATTAAAATTTAG
- a CDS encoding transposase, with the protein MKKDFFVGADISKDKVDFCFLTSDESKKPKFISLPNDYNVIEAYFKSFTSDNVTVVLEYTNNYHITLQRVLNDLGIKYSLLNPEKTSYFLKHLNSKKTDIADSYGLSLYCRIFSSELNPTTYNKEYNLINSYNSAISLLIKIQTQLKNFKKSQKLVSDNQLDEIITTLTNQLTQLQKKLKLMAYEILKSFVPNCDEIIKANNGFGVDLAISLFPNLHFNRDKTAKQFISFVGLSPRIYESGSSVKKSQCINKKGNPKTRRILFLVAMSAIRYNAKFKQRYENLISKGKNKKVAIVAVMCAIVRYLKSLFPFDESFINGKSFNKLGAS; encoded by the coding sequence ATGAAAAAAGATTTTTTTGTAGGTGCTGACATTTCTAAGGATAAGGTTGATTTTTGTTTTTTAACTTCGGACGAATCTAAAAAACCTAAATTTATTTCACTTCCTAACGATTATAACGTTATTGAAGCTTATTTTAAATCTTTTACTTCTGATAATGTTACGGTAGTTTTAGAATATACAAATAACTATCACATTACATTACAAAGAGTCTTAAACGACTTGGGTATTAAATATTCTCTTTTAAATCCTGAAAAAACAAGTTATTTCTTAAAACATTTAAACTCTAAAAAAACAGATATAGCAGATTCTTACGGCTTGTCTCTTTATTGTAGGATATTTTCTTCTGAATTAAATCCTACAACTTATAATAAAGAGTATAATTTAATAAATAGCTATAATTCTGCTATATCTCTTCTCATTAAAATCCAAACACAACTAAAAAACTTTAAAAAATCTCAAAAACTTGTGAGCGATAATCAACTTGACGAGATTATCACAACTCTAACTAATCAATTAACGCAATTACAAAAGAAACTTAAATTAATGGCTTATGAGATATTAAAATCTTTTGTTCCGAATTGCGATGAAATTATAAAAGCTAATAATGGCTTCGGTGTAGATTTGGCAATATCTTTATTTCCGAATCTACATTTTAATAGAGATAAAACCGCAAAACAATTTATATCTTTTGTAGGTTTAAGCCCTCGTATTTATGAGAGTGGAAGCAGTGTTAAAAAATCTCAATGTATAAATAAAAAAGGTAATCCTAAGACTAGGCGCATTCTTTTTCTTGTTGCTATGTCTGCTATCCGTTACAATGCTAAATTTAAACAAAGATATGAAAATCTAATAAGTAAGGGTAAAAATAAAAAAGTTGCTATTGTTGCCGTGATGTGTGCAATAGTCAGGTATTTAAAATCTTTATTTCCTTTTGATGAGAGTTTTATTAATGGCAAAAGTTTTAATAAGCTTGGAGCAAGTTAA
- a CDS encoding M15 family metallopeptidase, whose product MTLGQNQELFSKDLTHLLNFIHNNGYDVRIGEAERTKEQQEIYIKSGKTKTLDSLHLKRCAIDLHIFFNGSWIQSKSELQFIGDYWEQLSKNNKWGGNFKNFIGTPHFERRLE is encoded by the coding sequence ATGACTTTAGGACAAAATCAAGAATTATTTAGTAAAGACTTAACACATCTACTTAATTTTATACATAATAACGGCTATGATGTAAGAATCGGTGAAGCTGAACGGACAAAAGAGCAACAAGAAATATATATAAAATCTGGTAAAACAAAAACTCTTGATTCATTACATTTAAAAAGATGTGCTATAGATTTACATATATTCTTTAATGGCTCTTGGATTCAGTCTAAAAGCGAACTTCAATTTATTGGCGACTATTGGGAGCAATTATCAAAAAATAATAAATGGGGTGGTAATTTCAAAAACTTTATAGGCACTCCACATTTTGAACGCAGATTAGAATAA
- a CDS encoding phosphatidylserine decarboxylase, translating into MRRKVSQIFGKIAAFKFPKPIQNFINSNYVKYFKIDMSEFKTPGEYDSLTALFTRELMIPRKFDEASNIFISPSDGVCLECGTSNLRKALSIKGHEYSITELLGSALGEEGARQEEFGYANIYLSPRDYHRYHAPCDIEILSALYIPGDLYSVSVKALEKVENLYALNERVVLKCRISNKKIVWLVFVGALNVGKMKFIFDDRIQTNAMASFVQSYEYENLSVRKGELLGYFELGSTIVIVGEKDSLELNLFNSKVLKFGDSVGMIKA; encoded by the coding sequence ATGAGGCGTAAAGTTTCTCAAATTTTTGGAAAAATAGCTGCTTTTAAATTTCCTAAGCCTATTCAAAATTTTATCAATTCAAATTACGTAAAGTATTTTAAAATAGACATGAGCGAATTTAAAACTCCTGGTGAGTACGATAGTTTGACTGCGCTTTTTACTAGGGAATTAATGATTCCTCGCAAATTTGATGAAGCTAGTAATATTTTTATAAGTCCAAGCGACGGCGTTTGCCTGGAATGCGGTACCAGCAATTTGAGAAAAGCTCTTAGTATAAAAGGACATGAGTATTCTATAACCGAGCTTCTAGGCTCTGCTTTAGGTGAAGAGGGCGCCAGGCAAGAGGAATTTGGCTATGCTAATATCTACCTAAGCCCTAGAGATTATCATCGCTATCACGCTCCTTGCGATATTGAAATTTTAAGTGCTCTTTATATTCCTGGTGATTTATACAGTGTAAGCGTGAAAGCTCTTGAGAAAGTTGAAAATCTATACGCGCTCAATGAAAGAGTTGTTTTAAAGTGTAGAATTTCAAACAAAAAGATAGTTTGGCTTGTATTTGTCGGAGCTTTAAACGTTGGAAAGATGAAATTTATTTTTGACGATAGAATTCAAACTAATGCGATGGCCTCATTTGTCCAAAGCTATGAGTATGAAAATTTAAGTGTCAGAAAAGGTGAACTTTTGGGTTATTTTGAGCTAGGCTCCACGATTGTGATAGTTGGCGAAAAAGATAGCTTAGAGCTTAATCTTTTTAATTCTAAAGTTTTAAAATTCGGCGATAGTGTCGGAATGATAAAAGCTTAA